The Gossypium hirsutum isolate 1008001.06 chromosome D02, Gossypium_hirsutum_v2.1, whole genome shotgun sequence region aagtcAACGCTATTTTTTGATtccaaaaagtggtttcgacaatgGTAATTTCTCTTAAGATAtgaattggactgaattgaatatgaattatattaaattgatgttaaatccattcgtatagatccagatagatcAAATACAacgttagattgaggaaaagagaaagtagcggattagtagattttgcggacacgaacacttgtcgaggtaagttcgtgtaactaaattgagaatttatatgtttgaattgaatgttatgtatgtgaattgtgtaattgaCATGTATGAAAATCAATCACATATCCAATAATGTCTGAAAAGCATTAAGCCCCGTATGGATGAATGAAGTTCGATGGATACcgggttcccgaattggttgtggtcttgcatgtgttgcggacacactatagctcaaaagagcgtctcgttattagctctcatgagtaTCCCGATATTTTGCTCTCACGAGCTTTTCGTTATATGATTCTTGCGAGCTTCCTatttatggctcttatgagcttcccgataatTAGCTCTTCATAGCTTCCCGATATTAGCTCGCTTGAACTTTCCAATTAAAGGCTCTTACATGAGCTTCCCAactaatagctcttcggagctacccgttacatggctcacatgagcttcctattaCATGGCTCGAATGAGAGCTTTCCGTTTATGTGCTCATATGAGCATTcccaaatatgaattgacggatttcagATTTGTGCACTTCGTGTGTgctacccgtgtatccatcgatattttaaatagttcaacgggcaaagttctgaCATGAGACAACTTGAATTTAAAATGAACTATACCCGTATACACCTAAAATACATAGAAATGATATTACTTGATTTAATGAAGCATGAACTAGTTGTTACACGAATGTGGAATTTACTTAATGTGTGCTagtatggttgaatgatggataacttataaaaatattgatggtTGGTTTGAAATTGGTAAATTTGGTACAAATgagcttatatatatatggtcAAGTCGGTAAGTAAAGATTCTTGAACGGGTGTGGTAAGATGTTAAGTATAAAGCTTGATTTTGGGTTGGTTGAATGTCTTATTATGGTCTATTGATGTCCAAAGATGTTTGGTTAGGTTGATtccaagtttgggtgagaaatgtggcattggaaatgacctattttcgtccacacgggcagagacacgggcatgcgtctcagccgtgtgtctcacgcatgggcgtgtggcttgcccgtgtgtcccctgcattattaaaatttcaaaacgaAATGCTCAGAtattttcacacagccaagcacacgggcgtgtagcttggccgtgtgacccaagtcagtgatcaccctaatttggacacgggttgagacacggccgtgtgtccctattttgaatgcccagacaacctgagacacgggcgtgcctcttgaccgtgtgagaccCACAGCCTGACCActcgggcgtgtgtcccctgcaccttagaaaatttttgatatttttgcgaaaaattctctgagtacccagtttagtctcgacttgtttctattGCATAatttgggcctcgatggctcatataaggggcaatatgatttaattataattgattttttatatgaatgtaaaattatatgaaatgtcTGTAATTGATTCGTGAACTCcgataatactccgtaaccctgtttctgtgacgaatatgggttaggggtgttacaccataggCTCAATCTACTCATCTACTCCTTTCATCATCTCAATCGACGTCTTTTCGAACACTGGCTCCTAATACCAATAGTCGCGAGGTTAGAAATATAGTCTGGCAAACCACGCAGCTTTAGACAATTCCTTTGCTTCAAATTCGCCTAAATCAACTTCTCTCTCGAAAAGTCAAAAActctcaaaaaaatttctaaggcACCAAAATAAAGCAAAAGCAAACTCTCAAAagcaaagaagcaacaaacaaacaaaaaagtgacaaaaaaagcAAATGCACTACCAAGTGCTTGAGTAAATGCTTTCAATGCATTCTATTACTTTGAAGAATTGCAACTGAGTGATTACTAATGAAGGGAAATGCCTccatttatagttgagctccctcaAATCCAACAATACAATTTGAATTACATCGGCAGTTGAGATTAAAGCATATCTACAATATGAGAATCCTAAGAGATTTGAATTCTATACAATCTTATCCATTAGGAATTACAATATTCACCATAGCAATTCTAATTTTACTGGAGTGTTTCAATAAACCGCCAATGGTTCAAATAAATAAACTTCTTCATGTGTTCCACAAATCGTGCTAGTTCAAGTGGGTCAAATGAACCTCGTTTAATTACTTAACCTCTAAGGGCGATTTTGTACACAATGGTTATGAGATTTGATTCGCGGCCTATAATACAACCCTCGATCAAAACAGAAGCACTACCCACGGCCTTAACTCTTTTAGCATTCAAATGGCATGGAAGAAGGGTCAAAGCATGGTGGTCGATTTTGTTCCAATACCAATTGTATCAGCCGGTACACTTCGTTCCGGACATAAACTGAAGTAATATAATATAGATTTCGTTTTGACTCAAATTCCGACCTATCCCGCATGTATCGACATATTTCGACTTGTTTCCGAAAAATGATGTACCGGTGAAACTTGAGTTAAAACTTgtgagtgaaaagaaaaagaactacaGAAAAAAATGAACCAGCTGCGAGAAGAGAacagaaaaaaaatagaagagagaaaagaaaataaaaaagagaatacaataaacattaaaatctcaaaaattgaggtatggaaagaaaaaaagtaaCATTCAAAAAGTTGAAATGAATAAGTAAAACAAAACATCACGtcagataaattttaaaaatttaatttaaataagaattatattccatctttaaaaaatatctatattgataatagttaaaaatgttaataaatgaataaataataaaaaatattattacatttattattAGTAAGAAATAGGTTAAACTATTTAGTTAGTCACATAACACGTGTAGTCATCTGAataaaaatacttataatttagtcataatcattacaataattaaacattttagtcacccaattaTTAAATTCCTAACGACTATTGATGGCGCATGCCACATTAtcatttttgacttatttttacCCCAATTACtgtttatcaatattttttagCTGGTTCAATCCACTGTATGTGCAACTTAAGATGACTTATTTacttaaaagatcataaatacaCAAATATGACAATTTAaagtataacaaaaaaaaaattatgatattaaaGAATTGTAATTGAAAAGATCTTTTTTCAGGGTTGGTCCATTTCttttattacttatatttatatcatatttacCTTCAATCTCCACCATAGTTGTTCCATCAGATTACGACAGCCAAGGCCGACCGAGGTAATCCATGCGCTGAAGTTGTACTGTGCCCTCCCCCAGATACTGGGGTTCTGAGAAGTCTAGCTTTGCTACCCCCACATGCTCCACTTCCGTGGGGTTCAACCTTTATTAACTTATCTACTTCTTTTTCGCTACttttagtttgatttgaataCCCTTCAGAACACAAGAGGGGCCATTAATACCGAACCAAAGCAGCAACTTGATGTATCCAACAAGTATCGATGTCACCAAGACAAGAAAAGTTCCAAATAGCAACTACATCGTTATGTTGCTCCAActatttcttttttgaaatacCCATATTCGAAATAGGGATATACTCCTCTAGTGACATGGAAAAACTTCAACAAGATCAAACATATTGCACACTCGCAACTGAGTTCCAACTACAAAGCTTGTAAAATATAGTAACATCGACACccttaaaaaagtttaaaaccaTAATTTAATTCCTTGCAGAGAAATTTCAAACCTGGTACAGTTTCATTTGATTTTTACTTTTGGCtatttttcatttgctttctttctcAAGAGTTGCTAAAACAGAAAATACCAAATGGTAGTAAGAAAGTTCAGTTCTTTTTCCACTGAAAGTGATCAAACAattcaacataatatataatcCTAAAACCAAACATCCTGTTATCcacaaaatatgatattttagctTCTAATAATTCACAACAGTGGATTTGCTTTTGTGAACAAACCATAAAATTAACGAGGCTTATCATATGTAATCTTTCTCGATGTTCTCAGACAAGTAGAGAAAACAAAGCAAACATTACATGAACAACAGAGAAAAGCAAGAAAATGAAATATTTGATAGTATTTGGTACAGTACCTGATAAACAGATTGACTGTCTTCTGAAACTAGGCGAAACCCATTATTAAGGGTAAGAGATTGCAGCTGGAAGCAGGGagcaaaggaagaagaagaatgtGGAAGCGTCAAGAAAGATGAACAGTAACCAggggtaaaaaataataaaaaaatatgtaacgGTGACTAAAATGTTTAATTATAGTAACAATAGTGACTAAATTACTAGCATTTTCGTtcgagtgaccaaaatgaaagcatCCAAAAAATGGAGTGGCTAATTAGACAATTTAtcctaaaaaataatatgaaacataatatgatatatttactATTACATATAAAGTTTAACcagtaattatataataaaaacaacGGTAAATACGAAATAGTACACCAAAACATATTGTTATCTATGCATACCAATAGCACTGAAAATATAATCCGAAACAATATTGACTACCTTGGTCAAAATAGCCTCATTGGTAAAGTTTTCTTATTCAATCCTCAAAAACTGATTTTCTTCAACAATACCACACGGATCAAACTTTAAATTTTGGGAGACGCTCTTTCCTTACTGCTTATGTACAACTAATCACACCACATCTAAATTACTCTTAAAACGAAATGCGGGACTTCATTGCCGATGTCAATCAATAATAGGAGACATCTTACAACTTGCAAGAGTCGACATTGTTAGACACATGATTTTGGCTGCCACCGTCAAGATTGTTCGTATGAACACACTATTCTGGTAGCCTCGGCCAGATATTTCGGGAGCTAATTTTAGTTGAAGCAATTCAAACTAGTTTAACAAGAACAAACAATGGAGTACAGGTCTAGGCTAGGGGTGGCCAACCAAACCATAAACCGGATCAAACTATCCGGGGCTGTTTCAGGTCTATTTGGCAGGGTCAAATAGTTGAAGCAAATTACATAAGACAAAGCCGAAACACCATGGGATTCCTATCATTCCACAACTCGACCTTGACCTTAATCCAAGTTACATAAATCCACATCCAACAGGTCCATTAGTTCCATTGGGTAAGgtattaatttgaataaaagataaaattgcCCACTACCATATATCCAATAGCTCTTCTCTACCTCAAATAAACAGCCCCATATGGATCAACTGATATGATGTTTGAACACTGATCCTTAAAGACAATAAATCCTTCCAAAATCCATGAGACGACAGCAAAGCCTTCAAGTTTGTATTTAACGTTCTCACAATGGAATTATTGAACCGAGTGTGAAATAAAGGTAACCATTTTACTTTGGGTGGGATTCAAGATCCATCTCCTGAAGGTTCAGCAACAGATCCTTTGAGTTCAAGAAGACTTTGTTGGCTGAATTTGCAATGGTCTGTGCAATCTCTCTAGAGGCTTCAATTTTCCTCAATGTAATGAATGCTGGGTTCTTTGCAATTGCTTGACCAATGAGTTGGGCACTCTTGGCTTCTCCCTGCAAAccagaaaaacaaataaattacttcagaagagaaaaaaagatCCATTTTATCATATTAAGCCAAATATCAGAATTTTCTGAGAGAAGCTGAAACTGAAATTCACGTATGTTTCAGATTATCTTCTACCCTTTATAAGAAAGGTATCCTTTTTACCAGATCTACTTGATATTCCCTTAAGCTGCATTTATcatctaatattataaaaaaactcATCCATTTCAGCACCTTGACTTCTTTTTTGGTCCTTAATTTTACTTCCTCGTTTCCCCCCTTACATCCATAACTACCAAGGCCATAGAGTGTGGGTCTATTTTATGTATCTCACCTGTGCTCGGATGACAGCACTTTTCTTGTCCTGTTCAGCTTTTTCCACAATAAATTTAGCTCTCTCAGCTTCTTGTGCAGCCACCTGTTTCGCCTCAATTGCAGCAGTGAATTCCTTCCCAAAAGTCAGACTTGTGATGGACACATCATCAAGTTGAATGTTGAAGTAAGCTGCCCTTTCAGTCAGAATCTTCCGGATTTCCCTACTGACATTCTAAAAGCACAACAGTTCAACTTCAGACAGTTAATCCAAACCATCTATGCTATTATTGGGGCATCTAAAATGTATGACAGGATATCTACCTCTCTCTGAGTAATGAGTTGGCTAGCATTGTATTGAGCAACAACAGCTTTTAAAGTTTCATGAATGATTGAAGGCAGGACCCTCTCATTATAGTTCTCACCAAGGGTTCGATAAATTTCAGTTAACTGAGTTGACTTAGGGCGAGTGAGAA contains the following coding sequences:
- the LOC107909497 gene encoding prohibitin-1, mitochondrial isoform X2, translating into MNLNNLKVPKMPGGGALPALLKIGVIGGLGLYGVANSLYNVDGGHRAIVFNRILGIKDKVYSEGTHLMIPWFERPIIYDVRARPHLVESTSGSRDLQMVKIGLRVLTRPKSTQLTEIYRTLGENYNERVLPSIIHETLKAVVAQYNASQLITQRENVSREIRKILTERAAYFNIQLDDVSITSLTFGKEFTAAIEAKQVAAQEAERAKFIVEKAEQDKKSAVIRAQGEAKSAQLIGQAIAKNPAFITLRKIEASREIAQTIANSANKVFLNSKDLLLNLQEMDLESHPK
- the LOC107909497 gene encoding prohibitin-1, mitochondrial isoform X1 — encoded protein: MFNFLALSKMNLNNLKVPKMPGGGALPALLKIGVIGGLGLYGVANSLYNVDGGHRAIVFNRILGIKDKVYSEGTHLMIPWFERPIIYDVRARPHLVESTSGSRDLQMVKIGLRVLTRPKSTQLTEIYRTLGENYNERVLPSIIHETLKAVVAQYNASQLITQRENVSREIRKILTERAAYFNIQLDDVSITSLTFGKEFTAAIEAKQVAAQEAERAKFIVEKAEQDKKSAVIRAQGEAKSAQLIGQAIAKNPAFITLRKIEASREIAQTIANSANKVFLNSKDLLLNLQEMDLESHPK